CAAGACTGACGTACATTCCAAGTTCACGGGCATATGCGCAGAGTTCTGTTATATCATTCCGCATAAGAGGTTCCCCGCCCCATACACCAATTCTTCTTGTTCCGGCTTCGGACATCTGCCTGAAGAGGTCTTTCCATTGCTCTGTGGATAGATCAGGACGTCCCTGTTCAGGTATCTGGCAGTAGCTGCACCTGCTGCAGCAGTTGTCTGTGATGGAAACCATCACATTCACAGGTCTTCTTCGCCCGAGGAGTCCGAGAGCGGCGTCGATTCCCATGCTGATCTGACCTGACAGATTCACTTATGATCTCCTTCCGGAAGCCCCATCCATTGGGGTCCGTATATGTTCTTTTCCATTATCCGCCTGGCTTCTCTGTTCTGACCGAAAAGATAATAGGCGATGTTATACCATCTCTTGGCTCCTATTTTCAGAATCCCCATAAAGGGACTGTCAGTCCCAGGTTCGCTCCGCTCCTTCTTTCCTCTTAAAGCTTTCTCTATTTTTGCAACGAAATTTGCCTGGGCTTCAAGGAAAGCATAGGAGGGAGGCTTGGTGAGAGGAGGTATACAGATTTCCTCAAGGTTTTCAAATGAACCGGTAACACCGTTTCCTTTAACAGTTGTTTCGACTGAGAGAGGATCAATACCCATTACGTTGGCTACAGAATAATCCAGCGCTATCCTGTCAGTAGAGGCGGCAATGAAATCCGTCTGCTTAGGGATTCCAGGTTTTGGACCGTTGCCTTCGAGTGACATTGTTCCATCAGCAAGGGTAAGAATGACTGGGATGAGGGAATTCACTGCTACTACGTAATCTGCAAGTCTGTAATGGTAATTGTGTCTGTTATCATCAAGACAGCCGTAAAGGTGCTTCATTGCCACCGAGATTACCGATCTGTAGTGAGTTTTTACAACTGGTATGGAAACAACAGGCATATGTGTGCAGATCTCCGGAATACTGAATTCG
The sequence above is a segment of the Candidatus Aegiribacteria sp. genome. Coding sequences within it:
- a CDS encoding DUF362 domain-containing protein, translating into MKVFYASTRNGVRQAVHDILDEMNWKSFLPAGSDILVKLNLTWDYIRPGVDTSPWVVEAFVEKVSGHTGRIFLGESSQILVDATRAFRVTRMKDVAERHNLIWHNFSEHRWIPKKVGDLEFSIPEICTHMPVVSIPVVKTHYRSVISVAMKHLYGCLDDNRHNYHYRLADYVVAVNSLIPVILTLADGTMSLEGNGPKPGIPKQTDFIAASTDRIALDYSVANVMGIDPLSVETTVKGNGVTGSFENLEEICIPPLTKPPSYAFLEAQANFVAKIEKALRGKKERSEPGTDSPFMGILKIGAKRWYNIAYYLFGQNREARRIMEKNIYGPQWMGLPEGDHK